A stretch of DNA from Actinomycetes bacterium:
TCTTCGATGACTGCTTTGGCCATCCGAGCCGCGGCGGCTGATGGCGCGTAATAGGCCGAGCCGGTCTTCAACAGCGCGACCACTTCCGCCCCACCGTTGCGGGTGCGGGTGACCAAATCCTCGATCTCGTCCTCACTCAGCAGGTCCGACAGCGGCTTGCCGTCGACGTTGCAGGCTGAGGGGACCGGCACCATGGTGTCGCCGTGGGAGCCGAGGGTCAGTGTGGTCACGCTGCCCACAGGCACGTCCAGTTTCTCGGCCACGAAGTTGGTGAAACGGGCGGTGTCGAGCATGCCGGCCTGACCCATGATCTGGCTCTTGGGGAAGCCCGTCACGATCTGGGCCAGCGCGGTCATCTCGTCCAGCGGGTTCGCCACGTTGATGATCACCGCGTCGGGGGCATGCTTGGCGATGTTTTCTGCCACCGAGCGCATGATCTTGGCGTTGGTCTCGATGAGGTCCATCCGGCTCATCCCGGGCTTGCGCGGCAGCCCGGCGGTGATCACCACAATGTCGGAACCGGCAATGACCTCGTAGCCGGCACCGTCGGGGCTGGTGGTCTGCCCGATGAGTTTGGTTTCGAAGCCCTCCACCGCGCGGGACTGGTTCAGATCCAGTGCGAGGCCCTCGGCTTTGCCGTCCACCACATCGGTGAGCACCACAGTGTCGAAGATGTCGTACTCCGCCAACCGCTTGGCGGTAGTGGATCCGTAGAATCCGGCGCCGACGACAGTGACCTTGCCCTTGCGAGACATCGAGTTTTCCTCCTGATGGGTGGTGAGCACGCCGCTGAGTCAGCGGCGCACAATGGGTCCGGCAGCAATCGCAACCGTTGGGACCGCATCCCAGCCTAACGACGGGCTTTTGCCGTGACTGCTACCGGGTCCGTGATTACT
This window harbors:
- a CDS encoding malate dehydrogenase, whose amino-acid sequence is MSRKGKVTVVGAGFYGSTTAKRLAEYDIFDTVVLTDVVDGKAEGLALDLNQSRAVEGFETKLIGQTTSPDGAGYEVIAGSDIVVITAGLPRKPGMSRMDLIETNAKIMRSVAENIAKHAPDAVIINVANPLDEMTALAQIVTGFPKSQIMGQAGMLDTARFTNFVAEKLDVPVGSVTTLTLGSHGDTMVPVPSACNVDGKPLSDLLSEDEIEDLVTRTRNGGAEVVALLKTGSAYYAPSAAAARMAKAVIEDSGEVMPVCAWVDGEHGISGVYLGVEAEIGREGVRRVVETDLTETELAGLREAAEAVRAKQADVKDL